A window from Ramlibacter pinisoli encodes these proteins:
- a CDS encoding aspartate ammonia-lyase, whose translation MPNDHRLEHDFLGEKQIPAAAYWGVHTARAVENFPISGTPVSAMPELVRAFGYVKKATARSNLELGVLDESRAYAIMAACEQLIAGEHHEEFIVDVIQGGAGTSTNMNANEVIANLALERMGFEKGRYDVLHPNDHVNASQSTNDVYPTAVRLALWFGIDNLLASMAILRAGFEAKAVEFKSVLKIGRTQLQDAVPMTLGQEFSTYAVMMEEDEDRLREARALIQEINLGATAIGTGINAPAGYAELACRHLAEVSGVPVVKAKNLVEATQDTGAFVQLSGVLKRVATKLSKTCNDLRLLSSGPQAGFGDIRLPPRQAGSSIMPGKVNPVIPEVMNQVAFEVIGNDVTVTMASEAGQLQLNAFEPIMGWSLHKSIRHLSNACITLEANCVAGIEANHELLARRVRESVTLVTALNPIIGYEKAALIAKTAIASGASIDDVAQSLGILTREQMEALLVPEKLTEPLRLVVTGPARA comes from the coding sequence ATGCCAAACGACCACCGCCTCGAGCACGACTTCCTCGGCGAAAAGCAGATTCCCGCCGCTGCCTACTGGGGCGTGCACACGGCGCGCGCGGTGGAGAACTTCCCGATCTCCGGCACCCCGGTGTCGGCGATGCCGGAGCTGGTGCGGGCCTTCGGCTACGTGAAGAAGGCCACCGCCCGCTCCAACCTGGAACTGGGGGTGCTGGACGAGAGCCGGGCCTACGCCATCATGGCCGCCTGCGAGCAGTTGATCGCGGGTGAGCACCATGAGGAGTTCATCGTCGACGTCATCCAGGGCGGGGCCGGCACCTCGACCAACATGAACGCCAACGAGGTGATCGCCAACCTGGCGCTGGAGCGCATGGGGTTCGAGAAGGGGCGCTACGACGTGCTGCACCCGAACGACCACGTCAACGCCTCGCAGAGCACCAACGACGTCTATCCCACCGCCGTGCGGCTGGCGCTGTGGTTCGGCATCGACAACCTGCTGGCGTCGATGGCGATCCTGCGGGCCGGCTTCGAGGCCAAGGCGGTGGAGTTCAAGTCGGTGCTGAAGATCGGCCGCACCCAGCTGCAGGACGCCGTGCCCATGACGCTGGGCCAGGAGTTCTCGACCTACGCGGTGATGATGGAAGAGGACGAGGACCGGCTGCGCGAGGCGCGGGCGCTGATCCAGGAGATCAACCTCGGGGCCACCGCCATCGGCACCGGGATCAACGCGCCGGCCGGCTATGCCGAGCTGGCCTGCCGCCACCTGGCCGAAGTGAGCGGGGTGCCGGTGGTCAAGGCCAAGAACCTGGTGGAGGCGACCCAGGACACCGGCGCCTTCGTGCAGCTGTCGGGCGTGCTCAAGCGGGTGGCGACGAAGCTGTCCAAGACCTGCAACGACCTGCGCCTGCTGTCCAGCGGGCCGCAGGCCGGCTTCGGCGACATCCGGCTGCCTCCGCGCCAGGCCGGCTCATCCATCATGCCGGGCAAGGTGAACCCGGTGATCCCGGAGGTGATGAACCAGGTCGCGTTCGAGGTGATCGGCAACGACGTGACGGTGACCATGGCGTCCGAGGCGGGCCAGCTGCAGCTCAACGCCTTCGAGCCCATCATGGGCTGGAGCCTGCACAAGAGCATCCGCCACCTGTCGAACGCCTGCATCACCCTCGAGGCCAACTGCGTGGCCGGCATCGAGGCCAACCACGAACTGCTGGCCCGGCGCGTGCGCGAGTCGGTGACCCTGGTCACGGCCCTGAACCCCATCATCGGCTACGAGAAGGCGGCGCTGATCGCCAAGACCGCCATCGCCAGCGGCGCCAGCATCGACGACGTGGCGCAGTCGCTGGGCATCCTCACCCGGGAACAGATGGAGGCGCTGCTGGTGCCGGAGAAGCTGACGGAGCCCTTGCGGCTGGTTGTCACTGGTCCGGCGAGGGCATGA
- a CDS encoding LysR substrate-binding domain-containing protein, which yields METKWLEDFVSLAETRSFSRSAQLRHVTQPAFSRRIQALEAWAGTDLVDRSSYPTRLTPAGETLYTQSLEMLQALQTTRAMLRGHASAGQDVIEFAVPHTLAFTFFPAWVSSLREKFGPIKSRLIALNVHDAVMRLVEGGCDVLIAYHHASQPLQLDPDRYEMVSLGQEVLAPYCKPGADGEPLFRLPGRAMAPLPYLGYAPDAYLGRVTDLILKQAGTAIHLDRVYETDMAEGLKVMALEGHGVAFLPHSAVKKELRARKLVPAAPADLPGLELAMDVRAYREKPSGRDAPKGTAQALWSYLAAGA from the coding sequence GTGGAAACCAAGTGGCTGGAAGACTTCGTGAGCCTGGCCGAGACGCGCAGCTTCAGCCGCTCCGCGCAGCTGCGGCACGTGACGCAGCCGGCCTTCTCGCGCCGCATCCAGGCGCTGGAGGCCTGGGCCGGCACGGACCTGGTGGACCGCAGCTCCTACCCCACCCGCCTCACGCCGGCCGGCGAAACGCTCTACACCCAGTCGCTGGAGATGCTGCAGGCCCTGCAGACCACCCGCGCCATGCTGCGCGGCCACGCCTCCGCCGGGCAGGACGTGATCGAGTTCGCCGTGCCGCACACGCTCGCCTTCACCTTCTTCCCGGCCTGGGTCTCCAGCCTGCGGGAGAAGTTCGGCCCCATCAAGAGCCGCCTGATCGCGCTGAACGTGCATGACGCGGTGATGCGGCTGGTGGAAGGCGGCTGCGACGTCCTGATCGCCTACCACCATGCCTCGCAGCCGCTGCAGCTGGACCCCGACCGCTACGAGATGGTGTCGCTCGGCCAGGAGGTGCTGGCGCCGTACTGCAAGCCCGGCGCCGACGGCGAGCCGCTGTTCAGGCTGCCGGGCCGGGCGATGGCACCGCTGCCGTACCTCGGCTATGCGCCGGACGCCTACCTCGGGCGCGTGACCGACCTCATCCTCAAGCAGGCCGGCACCGCCATCCACCTCGACCGCGTGTACGAGACCGACATGGCCGAGGGCCTGAAGGTGATGGCCCTCGAGGGCCATGGCGTGGCCTTCCTGCCGCACAGCGCGGTGAAGAAGGAGTTGCGGGCGCGCAAGCTGGTGCCGGCCGCCCCGGCCGACCTGCCCGGGCTGGAACTGGCGATGGACGTGCGCGCCTACCGCGAGAAGCCGTCCGGCCGCGACGCCCCCAAGGGCACGGCGCAGGCGCTCTGGAGCTATCTGGCCGCCGGCGCCTGA
- a CDS encoding metallophosphoesterase family protein, translating to MRIGLISDTHGLVRPQALAFLRGCDAILHAGDIVEPTILDLLAGIAPLTAVRGNNDHGAWAERLPLTATVQLGGIGIYVLHDIADLARHPAPAGARVVVSGHSHRPLVREEGGVLFVNPGSAGPRRFSLPISVGELRLEGGAVRAVTVPVGA from the coding sequence ATGCGCATCGGGCTGATCTCCGACACCCACGGCCTGGTCCGGCCGCAGGCGCTCGCCTTCCTGCGCGGCTGCGACGCCATCCTGCACGCCGGCGACATCGTCGAGCCCACCATACTGGACCTGCTGGCCGGCATCGCGCCGCTGACGGCCGTGCGCGGCAACAACGACCACGGCGCCTGGGCCGAGCGCCTGCCGCTCACCGCGACCGTGCAGCTGGGAGGGATCGGCATCTACGTGCTGCACGACATCGCCGACCTGGCGCGGCATCCGGCACCGGCCGGCGCCCGGGTGGTGGTCAGCGGCCATTCCCACCGGCCGCTGGTGCGCGAGGAGGGCGGCGTGCTGTTCGTCAATCCGGGCAGCGCCGGTCCGCGGCGCTTCTCGTTGCCGATCTCGGTCGGCGAGCTGCGGCTGGAAGGTGGCGCCGTGCGCGCCGTCACGGTGCCGGTCGGGGCCTGA
- a CDS encoding thioredoxin family protein: METAYLEKEPARAEVDAWTGPVLLEFGAPWCGWCRGAQPRIAEALAAHPGMRHVKVEDGSGRRLGRTFGIKLWPTLVVLQDGREVARLVRPAETQAIAQALALAQADPGG, translated from the coding sequence ATGGAAACCGCCTATCTCGAGAAGGAACCCGCACGCGCCGAGGTCGATGCCTGGACCGGCCCCGTGCTGCTGGAATTCGGCGCCCCCTGGTGTGGCTGGTGCCGCGGCGCCCAGCCCAGGATCGCCGAGGCGCTGGCCGCGCATCCGGGCATGCGCCATGTCAAGGTGGAGGACGGCAGCGGGCGCCGCCTCGGGCGCACCTTCGGCATCAAGCTGTGGCCCACCCTGGTGGTGCTGCAGGATGGCCGGGAGGTCGCCCGGCTGGTGCGGCCGGCCGAGACGCAGGCGATCGCGCAGGCCCTGGCCCTGGCCCAGGCCGATCCCGGCGGCTGA
- a CDS encoding TRAP transporter substrate-binding protein has translation MQKRRFLQAGVGAGAAALSLPSLAQTGSPNVRWRLASSFPKSLDTIYGGAEVLSKRLAAITGGKFQVSVHAAGELMPAFGVVDALQSGSVECSHTASYYFVGKNKAFGFETTLPFGLNQRQQNAWLYYGGGQQLVRDFLKDFNIISFPGGNTGVQMGGWFKKEIRKTADLKGLKMRIPGIGGEVMARLGAVPQNIPGGDIYPALEKGTIDAAEWVGPYDDEKLGFYKIAPHYYYPGWWESNSSYSFYVNTKAWEALPADYKAAFEAAAAEANIDMMAEYDFKNPTALRKLVANGVKLHAYPQDLLKAAQDAAFDLYAEESDKNPAFRKLYESWGKFRGEVMLWHRFAEHTYSTFVYNNPPKRSGKA, from the coding sequence ATGCAAAAACGGCGCTTCCTGCAGGCCGGCGTCGGCGCCGGCGCCGCGGCCCTCTCGCTTCCCTCGCTCGCCCAGACGGGTTCGCCCAACGTGCGCTGGCGGCTGGCATCGAGCTTCCCGAAGAGCCTGGACACGATCTACGGCGGCGCCGAGGTGCTGTCCAAGCGGCTGGCCGCCATCACCGGCGGCAAGTTCCAGGTCTCGGTGCATGCGGCCGGCGAGCTCATGCCCGCTTTCGGTGTGGTCGATGCACTGCAATCGGGCAGCGTCGAATGCAGCCACACGGCCAGCTACTACTTCGTCGGCAAGAACAAGGCCTTCGGCTTCGAGACCACCCTGCCCTTCGGCCTCAACCAGCGGCAGCAGAACGCCTGGCTGTACTACGGCGGCGGCCAGCAGCTGGTGCGCGATTTCCTGAAGGATTTCAACATCATCAGCTTCCCCGGCGGCAACACCGGGGTGCAGATGGGCGGCTGGTTCAAGAAGGAAATTAGGAAGACGGCAGACCTCAAGGGCCTGAAGATGCGCATCCCGGGCATCGGCGGCGAGGTCATGGCGCGGCTGGGCGCCGTGCCGCAGAACATCCCCGGCGGCGACATCTACCCCGCACTGGAAAAAGGCACGATCGACGCCGCCGAATGGGTCGGGCCGTACGACGACGAGAAGCTGGGCTTCTACAAGATCGCGCCCCACTACTACTACCCCGGCTGGTGGGAGAGCAACTCGTCCTACTCGTTCTACGTCAACACCAAAGCCTGGGAGGCCCTGCCGGCCGACTACAAGGCGGCATTCGAGGCAGCCGCCGCCGAGGCCAACATCGACATGATGGCCGAATACGACTTCAAGAACCCGACGGCGCTGCGCAAGCTGGTGGCCAACGGCGTCAAGCTGCACGCCTACCCGCAGGACCTGCTGAAGGCGGCGCAGGACGCGGCGTTCGACCTCTACGCCGAGGAATCGGACAAGAACCCGGCCTTCCGGAAGCTGTACGAGTCGTGGGGCAAGTTCCGCGGCGAGGTGATGCTGTGGCACCGCTTCGCCGAGCACACCTACTCGACCTTCGTCTACAACAACCCGCCCAAGCGCAGCGGCAAGGCCTGA
- a CDS encoding NAD(P)H-dependent glycerol-3-phosphate dehydrogenase: MKLLVLGAGAWGTALAANAAARHEVTLWARDDTQAAVLREQRENRRYLPGIGLPDALAVAGGDPVALAARHELVIVATPMAGLRGLLQALAGCTAPLAWLCKGFESTGLLGHEVQAAVAPRLLAGALTGPSFAQEVARGQPTALVAASSHRAVREALVAAFHGPGVRVYANDDLPGAEVGGAVKNVLAIATGLCDGLQLGLNARAALVTRGLAEMTRLGVALGGRPETFMGLSGLGDLVLTATGDLSRNRQVGLALAQGRTLEQAVQSLGHVAEGVLCARTVVERAGRLGVQMPIASAVVALLDGTLRPQAAVQALMGRDPAAERA; encoded by the coding sequence ATGAAGCTCCTGGTGCTGGGCGCCGGAGCATGGGGCACGGCCCTCGCGGCCAACGCCGCCGCCCGCCACGAAGTCACCCTCTGGGCCCGCGACGATACCCAGGCTGCGGTGCTGCGCGAGCAGCGCGAGAACCGCCGCTACCTGCCCGGCATCGGCCTGCCCGACGCGCTGGCGGTGGCCGGCGGCGACCCGGTGGCGCTGGCGGCCCGGCACGAACTGGTCATCGTCGCCACGCCGATGGCGGGGCTGCGCGGCCTGCTGCAGGCCCTGGCCGGCTGCACGGCGCCGCTGGCCTGGTTGTGCAAGGGCTTCGAGTCCACCGGCCTGCTGGGCCACGAAGTGCAGGCGGCGGTGGCTCCGCGCCTGCTCGCCGGGGCGCTCACCGGCCCCAGCTTCGCCCAGGAAGTGGCGCGCGGCCAGCCGACGGCACTGGTCGCGGCCAGTTCCCATCGTGCCGTGCGCGAGGCGCTGGTGGCGGCCTTCCACGGCCCCGGCGTGCGCGTCTATGCCAACGACGACCTGCCCGGCGCCGAGGTCGGCGGGGCGGTGAAGAACGTGCTGGCCATCGCCACCGGCCTGTGCGACGGCCTGCAGCTGGGGCTGAACGCGCGCGCCGCCCTGGTCACGCGCGGGCTGGCCGAGATGACGCGGCTGGGCGTGGCGCTGGGCGGCCGCCCCGAGACCTTCATGGGCCTGTCCGGCCTGGGCGACCTGGTGCTCACCGCCACCGGCGACCTCAGCCGCAACCGCCAGGTCGGGCTGGCGCTGGCGCAGGGCCGCACCCTGGAACAGGCGGTGCAGTCGCTGGGCCACGTGGCCGAGGGCGTGCTGTGCGCCCGCACGGTGGTGGAGCGGGCGGGCCGGCTGGGCGTGCAGATGCCCATCGCCAGCGCCGTCGTCGCGCTGCTCGACGGCACCCTGCGGCCGCAGGCTGCGGTACAGGCCTTGATGGGCCGGGATCCGGCGGCCGAGCGCGCCTAG
- the secB gene encoding protein-export chaperone SecB, whose amino-acid sequence MAEQQDPVFQIQRVYLKEASLEQPNSPGILLEQEQPSVDIQLGVEAQQAADGVYEVCVTATVTTKIKERTVFLVEAKQAGIFEIRNLPPEQMSPIMGIACPQIVYPYLRSNVSDLVTRAGFPPVHLAEINFQSMYEQQQQQAQGQQEEPSRIITSA is encoded by the coding sequence ATGGCCGAGCAACAGGACCCCGTCTTCCAGATCCAGCGCGTCTACCTCAAGGAGGCCTCGCTGGAGCAGCCCAATTCGCCCGGCATCCTGCTCGAGCAGGAGCAGCCCTCGGTCGACATCCAGCTGGGCGTGGAAGCCCAGCAGGCGGCCGACGGCGTGTACGAGGTCTGCGTCACCGCCACCGTGACGACCAAGATCAAGGAGCGCACCGTGTTCCTGGTCGAGGCCAAGCAGGCCGGCATCTTCGAGATCCGCAACCTGCCGCCCGAGCAGATGAGCCCGATCATGGGCATCGCCTGCCCGCAGATCGTCTACCCCTACCTGCGCAGCAACGTGTCCGACCTGGTGACGCGCGCCGGCTTCCCGCCGGTCCACCTGGCCGAGATCAACTTCCAGTCGATGTACGAGCAGCAGCAGCAGCAGGCGCAGGGGCAGCAGGAAGAGCCCTCGCGCATCATCACGTCGGCCTGA
- the grxC gene encoding glutaredoxin 3: protein MQPVTMYTTAVCPYCIRAKQILKARGVDQINEIRVDALPQERMKMMEITGRRTVPQIFIGDTHVGGCDDLMALDSQGGLVPLLQRA, encoded by the coding sequence ATGCAACCCGTCACCATGTACACCACCGCCGTCTGCCCCTATTGCATCCGGGCCAAGCAGATCCTCAAGGCGCGCGGGGTGGACCAGATCAACGAGATCCGCGTCGATGCCCTGCCGCAGGAACGCATGAAGATGATGGAGATCACCGGCCGCCGCACGGTGCCGCAGATCTTCATCGGCGACACCCACGTGGGCGGCTGCGACGACCTGATGGCGCTGGACAGCCAGGGCGGCCTGGTGCCGCTGCTCCAGCGCGCCTGA
- a CDS encoding rhodanese-like domain-containing protein produces the protein MDFVINNWMLIAVAAASGAMLLWPVVQGGAAGGLTPASAVLLINREKAVVIDVSEADEYAAGHVVGARNVPLGEFEQRLPDVVRNKALPLVLVDATGGRSGRAQATAKKLGYDKAQALAGGLKAWKDANLPVEKA, from the coding sequence ATGGACTTCGTCATCAACAACTGGATGCTCATCGCCGTGGCGGCCGCCTCGGGCGCGATGCTGCTGTGGCCGGTGGTGCAGGGCGGCGCGGCCGGCGGGCTCACGCCTGCCAGCGCGGTGCTGCTGATCAACCGCGAGAAGGCGGTCGTGATCGACGTCTCCGAGGCCGACGAGTACGCCGCCGGGCACGTGGTGGGGGCCCGCAACGTGCCCCTGGGCGAGTTCGAGCAGCGGCTGCCCGACGTGGTCAGGAACAAGGCCCTGCCGCTGGTGCTCGTGGACGCCACCGGCGGCCGCTCGGGCCGCGCGCAGGCGACGGCCAAGAAACTGGGCTACGACAAGGCCCAAGCCCTGGCCGGCGGACTCAAGGCGTGGAAAGACGCTAACCTGCCGGTCGAGAAAGCCTGA
- the gpmA gene encoding 2,3-diphosphoglycerate-dependent phosphoglycerate mutase, whose product MHKLVLIRHGESTWNLENRFTGWTDVDLTPTGIEQAKAAGRLLRAEGWEFDVCQTSVLKRAIHTLWHCLDEMDRSWLPVVKSWRLNERHYGGLQGLNKAETAKTYGDEQVLVWRRSYDIPPPPLEPSDPRSERGDLRYARMPAGEVPLTECLKDTVARVLPFWNESMAPAIRSGKRLLVSAHGNSIRALVKYLDGISDADIVGLNIPNGIPLVYELDADLKPIRHYYLGDAEAAAKAAAAVANQGKA is encoded by the coding sequence ATGCACAAGCTCGTCCTGATCCGCCACGGCGAATCGACCTGGAACCTGGAAAACCGCTTCACCGGCTGGACCGACGTGGACCTCACGCCCACCGGCATCGAGCAGGCCAAGGCCGCCGGCCGCCTGCTGCGCGCCGAGGGCTGGGAATTCGACGTCTGCCAGACCAGCGTGCTCAAGCGCGCGATCCACACCCTGTGGCACTGTCTCGACGAGATGGACCGGTCCTGGCTGCCGGTGGTCAAGTCCTGGCGCCTGAACGAGCGCCACTACGGCGGTCTGCAGGGCCTGAACAAGGCCGAGACGGCCAAGACATATGGCGACGAGCAGGTGCTGGTCTGGCGCCGCAGCTACGACATCCCGCCGCCGCCGCTGGAGCCGTCCGACCCGCGCAGCGAGCGGGGCGACCTGCGCTACGCCCGGATGCCCGCCGGCGAGGTGCCGCTGACCGAATGCCTGAAGGACACGGTCGCCCGGGTGCTGCCGTTCTGGAACGAGTCCATGGCGCCGGCCATCCGATCGGGCAAGCGCCTGCTGGTGTCGGCGCACGGCAATTCGATCCGGGCGCTGGTGAAGTACCTGGACGGGATCTCCGACGCCGACATCGTGGGCCTGAACATCCCGAACGGCATCCCGCTCGTCTACGAGCTGGACGCCGACCTGAAGCCGATCCGGCACTACTACCTGGGCGACGCCGAGGCGGCGGCCAAGGCGGCGGCGGCGGTGGCCAACCAAGGCAAAGCCTGA
- a CDS encoding S41 family peptidase has protein sequence MSHKLKIAGWITVGALAGALTTVSLQTVARGTLAPLPLEELQQLAAVFGMVKTDYVEPVDEKKLITDAISGMVASLDPHSQYFDKKSFKEFREGTSGRFVGVGIEISQEDGLVKVVSPIEGSPAYRAGLKPNDLITKIDDTVVKGLSLSDAVKRMRGEPNTNVTLTIFRKDESRSFPVTIRREEIRTISVKGKVVEPGYAWIRLSQFQERTVDDFVRKVEEIYKGDPNLRGLVLDLRNDPGGLLDAAVAISAAFLPENVTVVSTNGQLAESKFIYKAAPEFYQRRSGADPLRRLPAGLKTVPLVVLVNEGSASASEIVAGALQDHKRATILGSQTFGKGSVQTVRPLGPDTGLKLTTARYFTPSGKSIQARGIVPDVLVDESEEGNLFSLLRTREADLEKHLASGQGPEVKDPARDKLREEARKKAEEEARKAIADRKMPELGSDKDFQLLQAINQLKGRPVLISKTQVIENKNEKKEQ, from the coding sequence ATGAGCCACAAACTGAAGATCGCCGGCTGGATCACGGTGGGCGCGCTGGCCGGCGCCCTGACCACGGTCTCGCTGCAGACCGTCGCGCGTGGCACCCTGGCGCCGCTGCCGCTGGAAGAACTGCAGCAACTCGCCGCGGTCTTCGGCATGGTCAAGACCGACTACGTCGAGCCGGTCGACGAGAAGAAGCTCATCACCGACGCCATCTCCGGCATGGTGGCCAGCCTCGACCCGCACTCGCAGTACTTCGACAAGAAGTCGTTCAAGGAATTCCGCGAGGGCACCTCCGGCCGCTTCGTCGGCGTGGGCATCGAGATCTCGCAGGAAGACGGCCTGGTCAAGGTGGTCTCGCCGATCGAGGGCTCGCCCGCCTACCGCGCCGGCCTCAAGCCGAATGACCTGATCACCAAGATCGACGACACCGTGGTCAAGGGCCTGTCGCTGTCCGATGCGGTCAAGCGCATGCGCGGCGAGCCCAACACCAACGTCACGCTCACCATCTTCCGCAAGGACGAGAGCCGCTCCTTCCCGGTCACCATCCGGCGCGAGGAGATCCGCACGATCTCCGTCAAGGGCAAGGTGGTGGAGCCCGGCTACGCCTGGATCCGCCTGTCGCAGTTCCAGGAGCGCACCGTCGACGACTTCGTGCGCAAGGTCGAGGAGATCTACAAGGGCGATCCCAACCTGCGCGGGCTGGTGCTCGACCTGCGCAACGACCCGGGCGGCCTGCTCGATGCGGCCGTGGCCATCTCGGCTGCCTTCCTGCCCGAGAACGTCACCGTGGTGTCCACCAACGGCCAGCTGGCCGAGAGCAAGTTCATCTACAAGGCGGCGCCGGAGTTCTACCAGCGCCGCTCCGGTGCCGACCCGCTGCGCCGCCTGCCGGCCGGCCTGAAGACGGTGCCGCTGGTCGTGCTGGTGAACGAAGGCTCGGCCTCGGCCAGCGAGATCGTCGCCGGCGCCCTGCAGGACCACAAGCGCGCCACCATCCTGGGCAGCCAGACCTTCGGCAAGGGCTCGGTGCAGACGGTGCGCCCGCTCGGCCCCGACACTGGCCTGAAGCTCACCACGGCGCGCTACTTCACGCCCAGCGGCAAGTCCATCCAGGCGCGCGGCATCGTGCCCGACGTGCTGGTCGACGAGAGCGAGGAAGGCAACCTGTTCTCGCTGCTGCGCACCCGCGAGGCCGACCTCGAGAAGCACCTCGCCAGCGGCCAGGGCCCCGAGGTCAAGGACCCGGCGCGCGACAAGCTGCGCGAGGAAGCCCGCAAGAAGGCCGAGGAGGAAGCGCGCAAGGCCATCGCCGACCGCAAGATGCCCGAGCTGGGCAGCGACAAGGACTTCCAGCTGCTGCAGGCCATCAACCAGCTGAAGGGCCGTCCGGTCCTGATCAGCAAGACCCAGGTCATCGAGAACAAGAACGAGAAGAAGGAACAGTGA
- a CDS encoding HesA/MoeB/ThiF family protein: MTDDDLLRYSRHILLEEIGIDGQERLAAGHALVIGAGGLGSPVALYLGTAGVGRITLVDADTVDVTNLQRQIAHAMDRVGQPKVASARAAIAGLNPHVQVEAVQARADAALLDTLVARADVVVDCCDNFATRQAVNAACVRHGKPLVSGAAIRFDGQLAVFDVRDPASPCYACVFPPDAAPEETRCATMGVFAPLVGIIGAMQAAEALKLLCGAGTPATGALLMLDARTMDWTRLGTPRHAGCPVCATRAG, from the coding sequence ATGACCGACGACGACCTGCTGCGCTACTCCCGCCACATCCTGCTGGAGGAAATCGGGATCGACGGCCAAGAGCGGCTGGCGGCCGGCCACGCCCTGGTCATCGGTGCCGGCGGGCTGGGCTCGCCGGTGGCCCTGTACCTGGGCACGGCCGGCGTCGGCCGCATCACGCTGGTGGACGCCGACACGGTGGACGTCACCAACCTCCAGCGGCAGATCGCCCATGCGATGGACCGCGTGGGCCAGCCCAAGGTCGCCTCGGCGCGCGCCGCGATCGCCGGCCTGAACCCCCATGTGCAGGTCGAGGCGGTGCAGGCGCGGGCCGATGCGGCCCTGCTCGACACCCTGGTGGCGCGGGCCGACGTGGTGGTCGACTGCTGCGACAACTTCGCCACCCGCCAGGCCGTCAACGCCGCCTGCGTGCGGCACGGCAAGCCGCTGGTCTCGGGCGCTGCCATCCGGTTCGACGGCCAGCTCGCGGTGTTCGACGTGCGCGACCCCGCCTCGCCCTGCTACGCCTGCGTGTTCCCGCCCGATGCGGCGCCGGAGGAGACCCGCTGCGCCACCATGGGCGTGTTCGCGCCCCTGGTGGGCATCATCGGGGCGATGCAGGCCGCGGAGGCGCTCAAGCTGCTGTGCGGCGCGGGCACGCCGGCCACCGGTGCGCTCCTGATGCTGGACGCGCGCACGATGGACTGGACCCGCCTGGGCACGCCACGCCACGCCGGCTGCCCGGTGTGCGCCACGCGCGCCGGCTGA